ACGTCGACCATCTGCATGAGCACTTTGCCGACCCGGTACGCATTCGTCGCGGCCACTACCTGATGCCTCAGACACCGGGATACAGTATCCAGGTCAAGCAGGATTGCTTGGAGAGGTATTCCTTTCCAGACGGCGAAGCTTGGGCATCTTTGACACAGATGCCGGTTGACTCGGAGTAGACCGATGCGAGAGTGACGACG
This DNA window, taken from Edaphobacter lichenicola, encodes the following:
- a CDS encoding enolase C-terminal domain-like protein; amino-acid sequence: MAAKMGVPVCPHAGGVGLCEFVQHLSAFDYLRVSRTMQDRVIEYVDHLHEHFADPVRIRRGHYLMPQTPGYSIQVKQDCLERYSFPDGEAWASLTQMPVDSE